A genomic window from Gammaproteobacteria bacterium includes:
- a CDS encoding efflux RND transporter periplasmic adaptor subunit — protein MIDQRTTLLEQLRIDRDDEPAPRRGARIAWAAGIGLLLAGGAAAAWLLLGRPSATIVRVAVAEPGAVEAAARRGSILDASGYVVARRQATVSSKITGRVVELLIEEGQHVEEGEIIARLDDTNRRAELAQALAQRDQARANLDAARVAFENAQPIFERFREQLDKRVISEQDFDTAKAEYDSARMSVEVAERALAVAEANVGVAERNTEDTIVRAPFAGIVTVKAAQEGEIVSPVSAGGGFTRTGIGTIVDMDSLEVEVDVSESFINRVRQGQDVTVRLNAYPDWAIPAHVIAIIPTADRAKATVQVRVGLDQKDPRILPEMGVRVSFLDAGDDAPSAPAVQPAVVVPPDAVTSDGDADVVFVVREDRVERRAVRLGATTSAGRIVLSGITAGMRVVIGDTSQLVDGARVRIANEE, from the coding sequence TTGATCGATCAACGTACGACGCTGCTCGAGCAGTTGCGCATCGATCGTGACGACGAGCCGGCGCCGCGGCGCGGCGCGCGGATTGCCTGGGCCGCCGGCATCGGCCTGCTGCTCGCGGGCGGCGCGGCGGCAGCCTGGCTCCTGCTCGGGCGGCCGTCCGCGACGATCGTCCGCGTCGCCGTCGCGGAGCCCGGCGCCGTGGAAGCGGCGGCGCGTCGCGGCTCGATCCTCGACGCGTCGGGCTATGTCGTCGCACGGCGGCAGGCCACGGTGTCGTCGAAGATCACCGGTCGGGTCGTCGAGCTCCTGATCGAGGAAGGCCAGCACGTCGAGGAGGGCGAGATCATCGCTCGGCTCGACGACACGAACCGCCGCGCCGAGCTCGCGCAGGCGCTCGCCCAGCGCGACCAGGCACGCGCGAACCTGGATGCGGCTCGCGTCGCGTTCGAGAACGCGCAGCCGATCTTCGAGCGCTTTCGGGAGCAGCTCGATAAGCGCGTGATCAGCGAGCAGGATTTCGACACGGCGAAGGCCGAGTACGACTCGGCGCGGATGAGTGTCGAGGTCGCGGAGCGCGCGCTCGCGGTCGCCGAGGCGAACGTCGGGGTCGCCGAGCGCAACACGGAAGACACGATCGTCCGGGCGCCCTTCGCCGGCATCGTCACGGTCAAAGCTGCGCAGGAAGGCGAGATCGTCTCGCCGGTGTCGGCCGGCGGCGGCTTCACCCGTACCGGCATCGGCACGATCGTCGACATGGACTCGCTCGAGGTCGAGGTGGACGTCAGCGAGAGCTTCATCAATCGCGTACGGCAGGGGCAGGACGTGACCGTCCGGCTCAACGCCTATCCGGACTGGGCCATTCCCGCGCACGTGATCGCGATCATCCCGACCGCGGACCGCGCGAAGGCGACCGTGCAGGTCAGAGTCGGTCTCGACCAGAAAGACCCGAGGATTCTGCCGGAGATGGGCGTGCGGGTGTCGTTTCTCGACGCGGGCGATGACGCGCCGAGCGCACCGGCCGTGCAGCCGGCAGTCGTCGTTCCGCCCGACGCGGTGACATCCGACGGCGACGCCGACGTCGTCTTCGTCGTGCGCGAGGACCGCGTCGAGCGCCGCGCGGTCCGCCTGGGGGCGACGACGAGCGCGGGCCGGATCGTGCTTTCGGGCATCACGGCCGGAATGCGGGTCGTGATCGGCGACACGTCGCAGCTCGTCGACGGCGCCCGCGTGCGAATTGCCAACGAGGAGTAG